One genomic segment of Raphanus sativus cultivar WK10039 unplaced genomic scaffold, ASM80110v3 Scaffold2189, whole genome shotgun sequence includes these proteins:
- the LOC108830407 gene encoding uncharacterized protein At1g66480, whose translation MGNSITIKRKRAKVMKIDGEVFRIKTPATAREVTADYPGYVLLDSEAVKHFGVRSKPLEPSQLLKPKKTYFLVELPKLPPEKTSETDNKLPYRRVMSGIHVGAKERLEMLMLSRRTVSDVTIGRSDGGDGLGLGPGQTSVRFRLPRSQITKFMEESQDDSEIADKILSLYRERSGEIGGGESRRKLGAGEIKAREKQVSFAGDGGRELPVLWSRTGNESSSSLG comes from the exons TTAAAACTCCGGCGACGGCGAGAGAAGTCACGGCGGATTATCCCGGCTACGTGCTGCTAGACTCCGAAGCCGTTAAACACTTCGGAGTGCGTTCGAAACCGCTCGAGCCGAGCCAGCTCTTGAAACCCAAGAAGACGTATTTTCTCGTCGAGCTCCCGAAGCTTCCGCCGGAGAAGACGTCGGAAACTGATAATAAGCTTCCGTACCGGCGAGTGATGTCCGGAATCCACGTCGGCGCGAAGGAGCGGCTGGAGATGCTCATGCTTTCTCGGAGAACGGTTTCGGACGTGACTATCGGTAGATCCGACGGCGGCGatgggcttgggcttgggccTGGACAAACGAGCGTGAGGTTTAGGCTGCCTCGTTCTCAGATTACAAAGTTTATGGAGGAGAGCCAGGATGATTCTGAGATAGCGGATAAGATTTTAAGTCTGTATAGGGAGAGATCCGGCGAGATTGGCGGAGGTGAGAGCCGCCGGAAACTTGGAGCAGGAGAGATTAAGGCACGTGAG AAGCAGGTGAGTTTCGCCGGAGATGGTGGACGGGAGCTTCCTGTTTTATGGAGCAGAACCGGAAAcgagtcatcatcatcacttggataa